The window CGACCGGCACGATGGCGTATCTGCAGTTCGAGGCGCTCGGCGTGCCGCGCGTCAAGACCGAGCTGTCGGTCAGCTACGTCGATCACAACACGATGCAGGAAGACTTCAAGAACCCCGACGATCACGCTTTTTTACAAACGATTGCCGCGAAACACGGCTTGGTCTTCTCGCGGCCAGGCAACGGCATCTGCCACCAGGTGCATCTCGAGAGATTCGGCAAGCCCGGCAAGACTCTGCTTGGCTCCGACAGCCACACTCCGACCGGCGGCGGCATCGGCATGCTCGCGATCGGCGCCGGCGGCCAGGACGTCGCGATGGCGATGGCGGGTTTTCCCTTCAAACTGAAGATGCCCGCGGTCGTCAACGTCGTTCTGAAGGGCAAGCTCCAGCCCTGGGTCAGCGCGAAGGACGTCATCCTCGAAATCCTGCGCCGCGAGACCGTCAAGGGCGGCGTCGGTTATGTGTATGAATACACCGGCCCCGGCCTGAAGAACCTCACCGTGCCCGAACGCGCGACGATCACCAACATGGGCGCCGAACTGGGCGCGACTACTTCGGTGTTCCCCAGCGACGACGTCACCAAGGCGTTTCTGGTCGCCCAGGGCCGTGGCGACGACTGGCAGGAGCTGGGCCCCGACAAGGGCGCGACGTACGACCGCGTGATCGAGATCGATCTGGACGAGGTCGAGCCGCTCGCTGCCTGTCCGCACATGCCCGACAAGGTCAAGCCCGTTCGCGAACTCGAAGGCATGAGGGTTCACCAGGTCATGATCGGAAGCTGCACCAACTCGAGCTACACGGACATGGTGAAAGCCGCCATGATCCTGAAGGGAAAGTCCGTCCATCCCGAATGCTCGCTCGGCATCGCGCCCGGCTCGCGCCAGGTGCTCCGCATGCTCGCCGACAAGGGCTACCTTGCCGACCTGATCGCCGCCGGTGCCCGCATCCTCGAGAGTGCCTGCGGCCCCTGTATCGGCCAGGGCTTCGCTCCGCCCACAAACGGTGTCTCCCTGCGCACCAGCAACCGCAACTTCGAAGGCCGCTCGGGAACCGCAACCGGCCAGATCTTCCTGGTCAGCCCCGAGGTTGCCGCCGCCGCCGCGATCGAAGGTCGTTTCACCGATCCACGCAAATATGAGAAGGCGCCGAAGGTCAGCATGCCCAAGGCATTCACGATCGACGACTCGATGTTCATCTTCCCGCCGAAGGAAGGCTCGAAGATCGAGATCTCGCGCGGCCCGAATATCGCCCCGCTGCCTGTGCGAGGCGCCATGGAAAAGGAACTCGGCGGCTCGGTCCTGATCAAGGTCGGCGACAACATCACCACCGACCACATCATGCCGGCCGGCAAATATCTGCCCCTTCGCTCGAACGTGCCTGAATACGCGAAGCACGTCTTCGAGGGCGTCGATAAGGAGTTCTACAAGCGCGCCACGGAGAAGAAGGGCGGCTTCATCGTCGGCGGCGAGAACTACGGCCAGGGCAGTTCCCGTGAGCATGCGGCGCTGTGTCCGATGTATCTCGGCGTGAAAGCCGTCGTGGTCAAGAGTTTCGCCCGCATCCACCTCGCGAACCTCGTCAACTTCGGCATCGTCCCGCTGACATTCAAGAATCCAGGCGATTACGACAAGATCCAGCTGGGCGACGAACTGTCGATGGACGTTCACGGCCTCACCGGGGAACTCGTGATTCGAAACAAGACCCGCAACTTCGACATCCACGTCACTCACACCCTGACCGACCTCGATCGCAAGATGCTTCTCGCCGGCGGCCAGCTGCCATACGTGAAACAACAGGCCCATTGATCCTGACAGCGGGCCGCCGGGAGGCGGCCCGTTTCATTTACGGAGACGCGCAAGTTCGTGCGCGTCCTTCACTGATTCTCCATCCCAAAAAGTCGATCCGGCGTTCCCGTTCGTGCTGAGACTGTCGAAGCACGAGAGGCTCTCGCCCCCTTCGGGAGGCTCAGGACGGGCTTCGACAGGCTCAGGGCGAACGGGGCGTTTTCCCGACGCAGGACTCGATCGATACTGGAGGTTTGGATCCCATGCTTGGAAAAGGATGCGATGCGAAAGGCTCGAACGTGTGGCGCTGGTGGAGCGACTCCGACGCCGCATGGGAATCGGTAACCTTCGAGGAGGGTCTTTCCCGCCTGAAGGCGGCGCAAGACAGTATTCCAACTCCTCATATAATATCACAAGGAATATCATCTGCGGGTCGGCTCGAAGCGCCTTTCGGCGGTTCCAAGATTCTCTGCGTCGGCAGGAACTACCGCCCGCACGCGGAGGAACTCGGCAATACGATTCCGAAAGAGCCACTGTGGTTCATGAAGCCGGCAAGTTCGCTCGCGGGTCCGGATGGAACAATCCTCCTCCCTTCCGGTTTCGGGAGGATCGATTACGAAGGCGAACTCGTCCTGGTGATCGGAACGGAAGCCGCGAACGTCAGCCGTGAAACGGCCCTGGACATCGTGGCCGGCGTGA of the Candidatus Ozemobacteraceae bacterium genome contains:
- a CDS encoding aconitate hydratase, which encodes MSLNLTQKIIQAHLVSGEMKPQSPIEIRMDQTLTQDATGTMAYLQFEALGVPRVKTELSVSYVDHNTMQEDFKNPDDHAFLQTIAAKHGLVFSRPGNGICHQVHLERFGKPGKTLLGSDSHTPTGGGIGMLAIGAGGQDVAMAMAGFPFKLKMPAVVNVVLKGKLQPWVSAKDVILEILRRETVKGGVGYVYEYTGPGLKNLTVPERATITNMGAELGATTSVFPSDDVTKAFLVAQGRGDDWQELGPDKGATYDRVIEIDLDEVEPLAACPHMPDKVKPVRELEGMRVHQVMIGSCTNSSYTDMVKAAMILKGKSVHPECSLGIAPGSRQVLRMLADKGYLADLIAAGARILESACGPCIGQGFAPPTNGVSLRTSNRNFEGRSGTATGQIFLVSPEVAAAAAIEGRFTDPRKYEKAPKVSMPKAFTIDDSMFIFPPKEGSKIEISRGPNIAPLPVRGAMEKELGGSVLIKVGDNITTDHIMPAGKYLPLRSNVPEYAKHVFEGVDKEFYKRATEKKGGFIVGGENYGQGSSREHAALCPMYLGVKAVVVKSFARIHLANLVNFGIVPLTFKNPGDYDKIQLGDELSMDVHGLTGELVIRNKTRNFDIHVTHTLTDLDRKMLLAGGQLPYVKQQAH
- a CDS encoding fumarylacetoacetate hydrolase family protein encodes the protein MLGKGCDAKGSNVWRWWSDSDAAWESVTFEEGLSRLKAAQDSIPTPHIISQGISSAGRLEAPFGGSKILCVGRNYRPHAEELGNTIPKEPLWFMKPASSLAGPDGTILLPSGFGRIDYEGELVLVIGTEAANVSRETALDIVAGVTLAIDVTARELQKADGQWTRAKGFDTFCPLGPVILPFGPWASDARLTTVLNGKTVQDDWTTSLVFSYADLIAHISGCMTLMPGDLILTGTPAGVGPLASGDSIDVSIAIARGRSTADDLVMTLSMSVSDRPSH